GATACTTCTCGAGTAAGGCCGTCAGGCGTTCGACGATTTCCGGACGTTGCTGGTGCCGGGCCACCGAGCGATGAAGGGAATCCGGTGGCCGCCTTCCCAGATATCGGCCTTCTGCCCACGAAGGCGCCCATTGGCCCTGTGGTTGAACTCGCGAATATCGCTCGTCAGCCAGTGGGCACCGTTGTCGCTGGTAAAGACAACCAAGGTGTTGTAACGAAGGTGATTCTAGTAGTACGGCAGCGCAGCAACAACGCCACGCCAATCGTCGACGTAGTAGCGGCGCGCGGTGACGTCGACCAACACGAGATGGCA
This genomic stretch from Luteitalea sp. harbors:
- a CDS encoding sulfatase-like hydrolase/transferase, yielding MVVFTSDNGAHWLTSDIREFNHRANGRLRGQKADIWEGGHRIPFIARWPGTSNVRKSSNA